The sequence GCAGGTCATGAGCGCCCTGGCCGACGGCGACTGGCCGATGGTGGGCCGACTGACGCTAAACCAAGGACAGCTCAGGGAGGCGAAAGAGTTCCTGCAGGGCTTTCTCGCCTACCACATCGGGAGACCCGTCAAAGGCCGGACGGAGGCGATCGGGGTGTAGGCCTCGCTTGAAGGTCGCGCGAATGCCGCATTTTAGAGTTTCGACGCGACGAGAATCCCCAGCCCCAGCAGGTAGAACAAGAACATGGCCGCCAGGTACTTGTTGGTCCCCGCGGGCGCACCTTTGAATTCCTTCCAGATGAACACGCCCCAGAACGCGCCGACCATCGTCGCCCCCTGCCCCAGCCCGTAGGCCAGCGCCGCCCCGGCCTTCGTGCTGGCGATAATGCTGAAGGCCATGCCGACGTTCCATATCATCCCGCCCAGTATCCCAATCAGGTGCAGCCGCAGGTTGCCCTTGCTGAAGTAGTCGCCAAACGCCACCGGCGCGCCCGACAGCGGTTTGACCATCATGATGCTGTTCCAGATGAAGTTCGACAGCAACAGACCGCCGGAGAACAGGACAATCGCCGTGTAAGGGCTCAGCTTGCCGGCTTCCAGCGTCTTGGTGGCGGGATCAATGCCGCCCATCGCCTGCGCGACAAAGCTGTAAAACCAGCCCATCAGCAGCCCCGCCGCCACGGAAATCACAATCCCCTTGGTGGGGGCCTTCTGCCCGCCGCTGGCCAGCTTCTTGTAGGCCAGTCCGTCCAGGATGATGGCGATCACAACTCCCGCCACGCCCAGCGCCAGCATCGGCACGTTGCCCTGGTGAGTCGCCATGTAGGTGGTGATCACCCCCAGCACCAGCGCCAGGCCCACCCCCACCGGAAACGCCACCGCCAAACCGGCAATGTCTATGGCCGCCACCAGCAATATGTTGGACAGGTTGAAGATCACGCCGCCCAGGAAGGCCGAGCCGAGCCACTTCGCGTCGGCCTGCTGGA is a genomic window of Candidatus Paceibacterota bacterium containing:
- a CDS encoding multidrug DMT transporter permease, producing the protein MVIVESYSIAVVMCIITMLCWGSWANTQKLATKEWRFQLFYWDYAIGVLLLALLLAVTLGSTGSGGRGFLADLQQADAKWLGSAFLGGVIFNLSNILLVAAIDIAGLAVAFPVGVGLALVLGVITTYMATHQGNVPMLALGVAGVVIAIILDGLAYKKLASGGQKAPTKGIVISVAAGLLMGWFYSFVAQAMGGIDPATKTLEAGKLSPYTAIVLFSGGLLLSNFIWNSIMMVKPLSGAPVAFGDYFSKGNLRLHLIGILGGMIWNVGMAFSIIASTKAGAALAYGLGQGATMVGAFWGVFIWKEFKGAPAGTNKYLAAMFLFYLLGLGILVASKL